From one Thalassospira lucentensis genomic stretch:
- a CDS encoding sulfite exporter TauE/SafE family protein, whose protein sequence is MIEIEGTMSLYLLWGAAMLFAGIVGGIMAGLLGVGGGIVIVPVLYHFLTTMGVDESLRMQVAVATSLTTIIATAISSTRSHYKKGSVDIALLKHWGPAIVVGVLIGTAIGGFADGRVLTIVFAVVALLVAANMILVRDRETDTQKNPPKSVWAILGVIAGSLSAMMGIGGGTICVPVLSFLGYDIRRAVGTSAAIGLIIALPGTIGYAMSGIGVDGRPPFSLGYVNVLAAALLIPMTVLFAPVGARIAHSIPRRALRICFGLFLAITSLRMFYDLIS, encoded by the coding sequence ATGATTGAAATCGAAGGCACCATGAGCCTGTACCTGCTGTGGGGTGCAGCAATGCTGTTTGCCGGCATCGTTGGCGGCATCATGGCCGGGCTTCTGGGCGTCGGCGGCGGCATCGTCATTGTGCCGGTGCTGTATCATTTCCTGACCACCATGGGCGTTGATGAAAGCCTGCGCATGCAGGTTGCCGTTGCCACCTCGTTAACGACGATTATCGCCACCGCGATTTCATCAACCCGAAGCCATTACAAAAAGGGTTCGGTCGATATCGCCCTGCTTAAACACTGGGGACCGGCAATTGTCGTTGGTGTCCTGATTGGCACCGCGATTGGCGGTTTTGCCGATGGCCGGGTTCTGACCATCGTGTTTGCCGTCGTCGCCCTGCTGGTTGCGGCCAATATGATTCTGGTCCGGGATCGCGAAACCGATACCCAGAAAAACCCGCCCAAATCCGTCTGGGCGATACTGGGTGTGATCGCGGGCAGCCTGTCGGCCATGATGGGCATCGGCGGCGGCACGATCTGCGTACCGGTATTAAGCTTCCTTGGATATGACATCCGCCGTGCAGTGGGCACCTCGGCCGCAATCGGCCTGATCATCGCCCTGCCCGGCACCATCGGTTATGCGATGTCCGGCATCGGTGTGGACGGGCGTCCGCCCTTCTCGCTGGGCTATGTGAACGTGCTTGCCGCGGCCCTGCTGATCCCGATGACGGTTCTTTTCGCACCGGTCGGCGCACGCATCGCACATTCCATCCCGAGACGGGCCCTTCGCATCTGTTTTGGCCTGTTTCTGGCCATCACATCATTGCGCATGTTCTATGATCTGATTTCCTGA